The following proteins are co-located in the Numida meleagris isolate 19003 breed g44 Domestic line chromosome 8, NumMel1.0, whole genome shotgun sequence genome:
- the ERCC6L gene encoding DNA excision repair protein ERCC-6-like: MADTGPEEELYRRLVIDAKEAAGSGDLEQALQLFRQAAAIRPSEKLRGRMQRLEAALAELAATAEEEEDGEDGNFVDVCGSGLLLYGEMHGKLFQHQREGVAFLYRLYREGRPGGILADDMGLGKTIQIIAFLSGMFDSELIRHVLLIMPTTLVSSWLAEFARWTPGLRVKEFHGTSKTERTRNLEKIQRKNGIVVTSYQMLINNWKQLASCHGQDFVWDYIILDEAHKIKCPSNKTTKCVYAIPAKHRILLTGTPLQNNLQEMWSLFDFACQGSLLGTAKTFRMEYENPITRAREKDATVGEKALGLKISENLMTIIKPYFLRRTKEDIKKNHAEKSDAPLPKDPSEPSAPVMPSLTRKNDFVVWVYLSPVQEKIYRNFLCLDHVKEVLMTTRSPLAELTVLKKLCDHPRLLSARACTQLDLDGQEYLEQDHGSEAAVLSGANKIDHLSDETLIQESGKMLFLLGLLERLREEGHRTLVFSQSRKMLDIIERVLSSRGFKIMRIDGTVTHLTEREKRISAFQSNKDYSVFLLTTQVGGVGITLTAANRVVIFDPSWNPATDAQAVDRAYRIGQKENVVIYRLITCGTVEEKIYRRQVFKDSLIRQTTGDKKNPFRYFSKQELRELFTLEDTRTSTTQIQLQSLHATQRQTDVQLDEHIAYLHSLEMFGISDHDLIFTREATHEEQAESEEAHQYIQQRVQKAHELVQLESQLRDVRMEGIRNAAEETWSRPPELASQPKKRSPGLNDINNFVSQPVADKRESDKVIDLTEDVEVQVLNVSSKMTNLTIELGEGELAQETSGMDIELLPTSKEVEQPSIQESEQNLDIIPLSPGLCPLDKGSQILKQKQYSLYHANSGSVTEAGDGLNEPSQHSSNESVIADDSQRLKDAEMSDQVLDSFAVSETEKNDVSELALSATPPNLSDVLPEVHAEIQKSLVLESSLEGMSVPSLQDQVDFNLVLEESEGGLQDASNGERSLEHPKDADFQLKAESLCKSPAKTCISENGNSRNPCHTAEEDPNNSLQESEASEEGSAVLISDRKKHRRRIVSDSEDEDHSVINLEEEQFDKRSSPLNSPLHQFLEGISASTPKNDRSIAKAIFSPKLTNSSNRSTASRRSLINKVVDEVEDIGEIMGTTGEEENSDEEQEDFVEEEAEECSGESAEPEEEPAGETLNSTGESFHTEGTQSEGDETESSQEESTGDAELQSDEQLEYCTQDSVPIGRTSSPPSGNYKTLVDRGKNLKDDGKLQEALNCFLQALDIKSGDPEIMLLTLNLYRQLAQK, encoded by the exons ATGGCGGACACGGGCCCCGAGGAGGAGCTGTACCGGCG GCTGGTGATCGACGCCAAGGAGGCGGCGGGCAGCGGGGACCTGGAGCAGGCCCTGCAGCTGTTCCGGCAGGCGGCCGCCATCCGCCCCAGCGAGAAGCTGCGGGGCCGCATGCAACGACTGGAGGCAGCGCTGGCGGAGCTGGCGGCGacggcggaggaggaggaggatggggaggaCGGCAACTTTGTGGACGTGTGCGGCAGCGGCTTGCTGCTCTACGGGGAGATGCATGGGAAGCTCTTCCAGCACCAGCGGGAGGGAGTCGCCTTCCTGTACCGCCTGTACCGCGAGGGTCGACCTGGAGGGATCCTGGCTGATGACATGGGGCTGGGCAAGACCATCCAGATCATCGCCTTCCTCTCGGGCATGTTTGACAGCGAGCTCATCCGGCACGTCCTGCTCATCATGCCCACCACCCTGGTCAGCAGCTGGCTGGCCGAGTTTGCCCGCTGGACCCCTGGTCTGCGTGTCAAGGAGTTCCATGGCACGAGCAAGACAGAGCGCACCAGGAACCTGGAGAAGATCCAGAGGAAGAATGGCATTGTCGTCACAAGCTACCAGATGCTCATTAACAACTGGAAGCAACTTGCCAGCTGCCACGGGCAGGACTTTGTCTGGGACTACATCATCCTTGATGAAGCACATAAAATCAAGTGCCCGtctaacaaaacaacaaagtgCGTATACGCGATTCCAGCGAAGCATCGCATCCTCCTCACCGGCACGCCGCTGCAGAACAACCTACAGGAAATGTGGTCCTTATTTGACTTTGCATGCCAGGGTTCTCTCTTAGGAACAGCCAAAACATTTAGAATGGAGTATGAGAACCCTATTACTAGGGCCAGGGAGAAGGATGCAACTGTAGGCGAGAAAGCACTGGGACTTAAGATATCTGAGAATCTAATGACAATTATAAAGCCATATTTCCTCAGAAGGACTaaagaagatataaaaaaaaatcacgctGAGAAATCAGACGCTCCTCTTCCTAAGGATCCGAGTGAGCCTAGTGCTCCTGTCATGCCATCTCTTACCAGGAAAAATGACTTTGTTGTGTGGGTGTACTTGTCACCAGTGCAGGAAAAAATCTACAGGAACTTTCTCTGTCTAGATCATGTGAAAGAAGTGCTGATGACAACCCGATCACCTCTGGCTGAGCTGACTGTCTTGAAGAAGCTGTGTGACCACCCTAGGCTTCTGTCTGCAAGAGCATGTACCCAGCTGGACTTAGATGGACAGGAGTACTTGGAGCAGGATCATGGGAGTGAAGCAGCCGTGCTTTCAGGCGCCAACAAAATAGATCATCTGTCTGATGAGACCCTGATCCAGGAGTCTGggaaaatgctatttcttttaGGACTCTTAGAGAGACTGCGAGAGGAGGGGCACCGAACACTGGTGTTCTCGCAGTCAAGAAAGATGCTGGATATCATCGAGCGGGTTTTGTCCAGCAGGGGATTTAAGATCATGCGCATTGATGGAACGGTGACCCACCTAACGGAACGGGAGAAGCGCATTAGCGCCTTTCAGAGTAACAAAGACTACTCTGTCTTTCTGCTGACGACACAAGTTGGTGGCGTTGGTATAACCTTAACAGCAGCCAACCGAGTGGTGATCTTTGATCCCAGCTGGAATCCAGCTACAGATGCTCAGGCTGTAGACAGAGCTTATAGGATCGGGCAGAAAGAGAATGTGGTGATTTATAGGCTGATTACCTGTGGTacagtggaagagaaaatatataGGCGGCAAGTATTTAAGGATTCATTAATAAGACAGACTACAGGTGACAAAAAGAACCCGTTTAGGTATTTCTCCAAACAGGAACTAAGGGAGCTTTTCACATTAGAAGATACACGAACATCCACAACTCAGATCCAGCTGCAGTCTTTGCATGCCACCCAAAGACAGACTGATGTGCAGCTGGATGAGCACATTGCTTATTTGCACTCTCTGGAAATGTTTGGTATATCTGATCATGACTTAATATTTACAAGGGAAGCGACCCACGAGGAGCAGGCTGAGAGTGAGGAAGCCCATCAGTACATTCAACAGAGGGTACAGAAGGCCCACGAGCTGGTTCAGTTAGAGTCTCAGCTTAGAGATGTGAGGATGGAAGGGATCAGAAATGCTGCTGAGGAGACGTGGTCAAGGCCACCAGAACTGGCTTCCCAGCCAAAGAAGAGGTCTCCGGGGTTGAACGATATAAATAACTTTGTTTCACAACCAGTAGCTGATAAACGTGAAAGTGACAAAGTTATTGATCTTACAGAGGACGTGGAGGTCCAGGTTCTCAATGTCAGCTCTAAGATGACAAATCTGACTATTGAATTAGGTGAAGGGGAACTGGCACAAGAGACATCTGGTATGGATATAGAGCTGCTTCCTACCAGCAAGGAAGTGGAACAGCCCAGTATACAAGAATCTGAACAAAATCTGGACATTATACCACTATCACCTGGACTTTGTCCACTTGATAAAGGGAGTCAAATTCTTAAACAGAAACAGTATTCTCTTTATCATGCAAATTCAGGTAGCGTGACTGAGGCTGGGGATGGCCTGAATGAGCCTTCTCAGCATTCTTCTAATGAATCTGTTATAGCTGATGATTCCCAAAGGTtaaaagatgcagaaatgtCAGATCAGGTACTTGACTCATTTGCTGTCTCAGAGACAGAGAAGAATGATGTTTCTGAGCTAGCACTGTCTGCCACACCACCAAATTTATCAGATGTTTTACCAGAAGTCCATGCTGAGATCCAGAAGTCTCTTGTGCTAGAAAGCAGCTTGGAGGGTATGTCTGTGCCTTCTCTCCAGGATCAAGTTGATTTCAATCTGGTCCTGGAAGAGTCTGAAGGTGGACTTCAGGATGCCTCAAATGGGGAACGATCACTGGAGCACCCAAAAGATGCGGACTTCCAACTAAAAGCAGAAAGTCTGTGTAAATCACCAGCAAAAACTTGCATAAGTGAGAATGGTAACTCTAGAAACCCCTGCCACACAGCTGAAGAAGATCCAAATAACTCCTTGCAAGAGAGTGAAGCATCAGAGGAAGGCAGTGCTGTCCTCATTTCAGATAGAAAGAAGCACAGGAGAAGAATTGTTTCAGATAGTGAGGATGAGGACCACTCTGTTATAAACCTGGAGGAAGAGCAGTTTGATAAAAGGTCCTCTCCCCTGAACAGCCCTCTGCATCAGTTTCTGGAAGGAATTAGTGCATCTACTCCTAAGAATGACAGAAGTATAGCAAAAGCCATCTTTTCTCCTAAATTAACTAACAGCAGTAACAGGTCTACAGCTTCCAGGAGATCTCTCATCAACAAGGTGGTGGATGAGGTTGAGGATATTGGTGAAATCATGGGAACCACaggtgaagaagaaaacagcgATGAGGAGCAGGAAGACTTTGTagaagaagaagcagaagagtgCAGTGGCGAGTCTGCCGAGCCTGAAGAAGAACCTGCCGGAGAAACGCTTAATTCAACTGGAGAGTCCTTCCATACAGAGGGAACGCAGTCTGAAGGAGATGAGACTGAGTCATCTCAGGAGGAATCCACCGGTGATGCAGAGCTTCAGTCGGATGAacagctggagtactgcacccagGATAGCGTCCCTATTGGTCGgacttcctctcctccctcagGTAATTACAAGACCTTGGTGGACAGAGGGAAGAATCTGAAGGACGATGGAAAACTACAAGAGGCATTGAATTGCTTCCTGCAAGCTCTTGACATAAAAAGTGGAGATCCTGAAATCATGCTTCTGACTCTAAATTTGTATAGACAGCTAGcccaaaaatga
- the PIN4 gene encoding peptidyl-prolyl cis-trans isomerase NIMA-interacting 4 produces the protein MAPKGKGGGKAGKGGESAEGKAQGPKGGGNAVKVRHILCEKHGRAMEAMEKLKAGVRFSEVASQYSEDKARQGGDLGWMTRGSMVGPFQEAAFALPVSSMDKPVYTDPPVKTKFGYHIIMVEGRK, from the exons ATGGCTCCGAAGGGGAAAGGCGGCGGCAAGGCCGGCAAGG GCGGTGAGAGCGCCGAGGGCAAGGCCCAGGGCCCGAAGGGCGGTGGCAACGCCGTGAAG GTCCGGCACATCTTGTGCGAGAAGCACGGCAGAGCCATGGAAGCCATGGAGAAACTGAAGGCCGGGGTGCGCTTCAGCGAGGTGGCCTCGCAGTACAGCGAGGACAAGGCCAGGCAGGGG GGAGACCTGGGCTGGATGACCAGAGGCTCCATGGTGGGACCCTTCCAGGAAGCAGCGTTTGCCCTGCCAGTGAGCAGCATGGACAAGCCGGTGTATACAGACCCCCCTGTCAAAACCAAGTTTGGGTACCACATTATTATGgtggaaggcagaaaataa